In the genome of Candidatus Eisenbacteria bacterium, the window CGAGGTGCGCGCGCTCACGCCGGATCATCCGGCCGACGACGTGCGCCCGCGCTACGCCGATGGCGGACGCTCGATCGTCTACGGCATGACGCGCGATCCGCACTTCTATGCCGATCGAGTCCGCCTGATGCGCTTCGATCGGCGCAGCGGCGAGCATCATCCGCTGCTCGACACCTGGGATCGCACGCCGGCTCACTGGACGCACGCGCCGGATGGACGGCTGCTGTTCGAAGCCGAGAACGAGGGGCGGGTCGACCTGTTCGTGCTCGACGACGGCAAGCCGCGTCAGGTGGTTCGCGGCGGCACCGCCGGCGGACTCACGCCGCTTCCCGACGGCGCGGTCGCGTTCACCTTGCAGACCATTCAGAGTCCCGCCGAGGTGTTCGTGCTCGAGAAGGGCGCCGGCGCACCGCGACGCCTCACGCACTTCACCGCGCCGATCATGGACCAGGTGAGTCTCGGCGAGGTGCGCGAGATGACGTTCGAGGGCGGGTATGGCGAGACCGTGCAGATGTTCGTGGTCTTGCCGCCGGGTGACGACGGTTCGACGAAGCGCCCGCTGGTGCAGGTCATCCATGGCGGACCGCACGGCATCAGCGGCGATGGTTTTCATGCGCGCTGGAATCTGCAGCTGTTCGCCGCTCCGGGCTACGTGGCCGCTGCGGTCAACTTCCAGGGCTCGACCTCGTGGGGGCAGGACTTCGCCCAGCGCATTCAGGGCGGTCACGGCGATCGGCCCTACCTCGACGTGATGCGCGCGACCGACGTGCTGATCGAGTCGGGGCTCGTCGACGGCAACCGCATGGCGGCGGCCGGGGGGTCCTACGGTGGCTACATGGCGGCCTGGATTGCCGGCCATACCGACCGATTCCGTTGCATCGTGAACCACGCCGGGGTCTACGACACGCTCGCCCAGTACGCCAGCGACGTCACCCAGGGGCGGGCCGCGTCCTACGGAGGGGAGCCCTGGAGCGGTCTGGAAGCCATCGACCGATTCAACCCGGCTCGATTCACGAATGGCTTCATCACGCCGATGCTCGTCATACACGGTGAGCGCGACTACCGGGTCCCGGCAACCCAGGGGCTCGCCTGCTATGGCGTGCTCAAGGCGAAGGGCGTTCCCGCGCGGCTGGTCTACTTCCCCGACGAGAATCACTGGGTGCTCAAGCCCAGGAACTCAATGCTGTGGTATCGCGAGGTCCACGGGTGGCTCGCGCGGTGGCTGGGGTAGAAGGGGGCAGCTCATGAAGATCGGCATACTCGGTTCGGGTCCGGTGGGCACCACGCTGGCGAGCGGGTTCACTCAGCACGGCCACGAGGCGATGATCAGCGCCCGCGATCCGGGCAAACTCGTGGGGTGGCAGGCCGAGAATCCGAGCGGCAAGGTCGGCTCGTTCGCCGAGGCCATCAAGTTCGGTGACGCGCTGGTGCTGGCGGTCAAGGCCGAGGCGACTTCCGAGGTGCTGCGCAGTGCCGGAGTCGAACATCTCGCCGGCAAAGTCGTGATGGACGCGACCAACCCGATCACCAACGAGCCGCCGGTCAACGGCGTGCTCAGGTTTTACACCACGATGGACGACTCGCTCATGGAGCGACTCCAGCGCGAGTTTCCGCGCGCCCGTTTCGTGAAGGCGTTCAGCTGCGTCGGTAATGAATTCATGGTGAACCCCAAGCTGCGCGGCGGCATGCCGACCATGTTCATCTGCGGCAATGACGATGGCGCCAAGCAGGTGGTGACCGGCATCCTCGATCAGTTCGGCTGGGAGACCGCGGACATGGGCAAGGTCGAATCCGCGCGCGCGATCGAGCCGCTGTGCATCCTGTGGTGCCTGCCGGGATTCCTGCGCAATGAGTGGAGCCACGCGTTCAAGCTGCTGCACAAGTAGCTTGCGCTGGAAGTCGGCCGCGGTGAAGGTCGGCGCATGAGCCTCTTCGTTGCCGCGATCGCGCTGTTTCTGGCCGTGGCCATCGCCTGGTTCGCGAGCCGCCGCTCCGGCTACCGGCACGCTCGGGACACCATCAGCGAGCTGGGAGAGACCGGCACTCGCGATGAACGAGCGGTCTCGCTCGGGGTGTTCC includes:
- a CDS encoding S9 family peptidase, which encodes MSVSSVPSTTLYPARAGAAPLTAESLWALPRVGAPVAAPDGSFLVAPVTRFELERNSGRTRLWRIPTGGGEPVPLTSPEVSSGEPALSPDGRRLAFTRKLDGGRAQVWVMPLDGGEAQKVTELPLGASDPLWLPDGSGLLCASQLIAGHLTIEATRAEAERRDKDPVKAHVTEERVYRYWDTWLTTGEVMHLFVIDLVTGSVRDLTPASTLWFDWMEPAGQYDVSPDGAEVAFSALSFDPARQLVRSALFTVPVAGGEVRALTPDHPADDVRPRYADGGRSIVYGMTRDPHFYADRVRLMRFDRRSGEHHPLLDTWDRTPAHWTHAPDGRLLFEAENEGRVDLFVLDDGKPRQVVRGGTAGGLTPLPDGAVAFTLQTIQSPAEVFVLEKGAGAPRRLTHFTAPIMDQVSLGEVREMTFEGGYGETVQMFVVLPPGDDGSTKRPLVQVIHGGPHGISGDGFHARWNLQLFAAPGYVAAAVNFQGSTSWGQDFAQRIQGGHGDRPYLDVMRATDVLIESGLVDGNRMAAAGGSYGGYMAAWIAGHTDRFRCIVNHAGVYDTLAQYASDVTQGRAASYGGEPWSGLEAIDRFNPARFTNGFITPMLVIHGERDYRVPATQGLACYGVLKAKGVPARLVYFPDENHWVLKPRNSMLWYREVHGWLARWLG
- a CDS encoding NAD(P)-binding domain-containing protein; protein product: MKIGILGSGPVGTTLASGFTQHGHEAMISARDPGKLVGWQAENPSGKVGSFAEAIKFGDALVLAVKAEATSEVLRSAGVEHLAGKVVMDATNPITNEPPVNGVLRFYTTMDDSLMERLQREFPRARFVKAFSCVGNEFMVNPKLRGGMPTMFICGNDDGAKQVVTGILDQFGWETADMGKVESARAIEPLCILWCLPGFLRNEWSHAFKLLHK